In the genome of Cydia splendana chromosome 12, ilCydSple1.2, whole genome shotgun sequence, the window tattttctaaacCTATTCATCTTAAGTTTTTATAATAtagatataaaagtaaaatataaaaacaatacaaaaaacatataaacttattataaaaaacttaacctagggtgccgccagaaGCGGGGCAAGACCCAAGCTGCCAGTGGTCAGGGCCGCGGTGAGAGGAACCgtcggactatccgcgccgtgtctaAGACTACCGCGTACTGCACCTGACTCTTGAATCTTGATTCAGTCACCTAGCGAGAGTCACTCAAGATGTTGGGCGAGGcccttcgctatgagaccgttcgctgaacTTTGGGGCAATGATCGTCGAATTAACATCCCATATGGCGGTTATCACGTGACCCAagtctaggtacctactttttattattaagtacttacctacctatttttataaaacttttgtACCCATTTACTACTTATAGCCGGTTTTCTTGGCATCTTGTCGATGTTCACACAATATTCATAGGCGATTCATTGAtcgttaaatataattattagtaCAAACTGTTACTTCTTTATTTTGGGACAAACAAATACCACTTATATTCAATGCTTACATGTCGAAACAAGCAAACTCTGCATGGAATTTGCAATGGCAATCTgccggattcgaactttaagatacgtcaattaatagatctagaaacgatatggattagatgtgtcagtgtcataagtgacgtatttgttttaagaaacgtcacatttgacactgacatatctaatccatatcgtttctagttctattaattgatgtatcttaaagttagaatcgggccgaaTGTGTGGAAATGACAGCATTAATGTCAAAGATCTCACTTGTTCCATTCAAGTCGGTGCATATTAGACTGCAGAGTTCGCTTCGACGGACTCTAACAACTTAAAATTATGCTTATTCGAATTTCATGACGTTTTGTTTTGCGtttcgtgacccccctcccctattgaacctcgcgtgatttgtgcacaagcccttatcAATATGGGTAGCTTCTCCCAGCGCTGACGTAATATAATCCAGATctgaaaaaaaagtaaacaaacttaGTAATAACCGATAAAAACTCGGAAGTCGGCTAATCTGATTTGGTGATAATACGATTATCTTGAATTCAATTAACATACATATTTCAAAACACTTTTTATCAGGCCAGGCCATATGAGTACATTTGTTTATTTACGATTTGAATTGAAGGAAACATACTACCTAAATAGAAAGATTTTTATCATATTAATAGAATGAATGAACCAAATTTCAAGAGTGAACTGTTGGAGAAAGTTAGGTCAATTCTATTAACGAAATCTAGTAAGAACCAGGATGTCATCGAATTTTATATTCGATTAAAgaagaaataagaaaaataaaggCAAATATTCagacaaaatattaaataaatatttgccccTTCACTCACCCAGACTTATACACGTCACTATTGCCCAAACGTAGTTCAGGACCGGAGCAAAACGCCGCCACAATTTCATCTTGGTTACCACACCGTCTTCCGACCAAGTGGTTATACTTAACAGTCGCGGCAAATATCTGGTAAGATCGGTTGTGACTGCAAATGGAAAGAACGCAGCCTGGCTGGGAGCCCCCACCGTTGACGTAGAAGTCGACGTCTCCCCAGGCGATACCCCTGTTGTTGCCGTAAGTGTGGATGCATTCGACGTAGATACCGTCGGTGGAAGCAATGCGGTTGCGGTTTATGAGCCAGATTGGGCTGACGGGATCTAATCctgtaaaaattaaatactgcGGTATTAGCCTGTTTGGCTTCACAACATCAGAAAGcagttgtgaataataaatcatttttaaatGATTGCTTTAAAGTAGGTAAGGCCAAACTTCTTATATTGTGTTGAATAGATTCActtctgaatattttttaaaatcgaaatttcCTATCTCCGTTTCTTAGTGCAATTGATGATTAAGCTAATAATGACTGCATATATGTATTAAGTATGAGACTTGACTTTGACGTTTTGACTTGATTTGCCAATTATGGTATCACTATCCTCAGTATTGAGAAAACGAAAGACAAGTTCATTAGCACGCGTACGAAACAATAACTAACCTGTAACCCTTCCAACCCTGCCCCCCGTATATCGTCCAGCGTTCCCAGCAACGTGAGCGCCAAGGCTAAAGCCGACCAAATGCATGGTCTCAAAAGGAGTCGCGGTTACATCATGGATGAACAGAAGTAGGGAGCCAA includes:
- the LOC134795770 gene encoding phospholipase A1 member A-like — translated: YCFGTFSAHFTSGVPLNSKPQNVNKHDVNVARSSKNLYFLFTRLNRTTGQLLTLDKDWILASNFNASWPTVIVCHGYTQSLSSEINQLIRDAYLEIGDFNVIILDWSHLAQALYATAIASVPSVGQDLGSLLLFIHDVTATPFETMHLVGFSLGAHVAGNAGRYTGGRVGRVTGLDPVSPIWLINRNRIASTDGIYVECIHTYGNNRGIAWGDVDFYVNGGGSQPGCVLSICSHNRSYQIFAATVKYNHLVGRRCGNQDEIVAAFCSGPELRLGNSDVYKSGSGLYYVSAGRSYPY